From a region of the Arvicanthis niloticus isolate mArvNil1 chromosome 6, mArvNil1.pat.X, whole genome shotgun sequence genome:
- the Gjc1 gene encoding gap junction gamma-1 protein: MSWSFLTRLLEEIHNHSTFVGKIWLTVLIVFRIVLTAVGGESIYYDEQSKFVCNTEQPGCENVCYDAFAPLSHVRFWVFQIILVATPSVMYLGYAIHKIAKMEHGEADKKAARSKPYAMRWKQHRALEETEEDHEEDPMMYPEMELESEKENKEQSQPKPKHDGRRRIREDGLMKIYVLQLLARTVFEVGFLIGQYFLYGFQVHPFYVCSRLPCPHKIDCFISRPTEKTIFLLIMYGVTGLCLLLNIWEMLHLGFGTIRDSLNSKRRELDDPGAYNYPFTWNTPSAPPGYNIAVKPDQIQYTELSNAKIAYKQNKANIAQEQQYSSHEEHLPADLETLQREIRMAQERLDLAIQAYHHQNNPHGPREKKAKVGSKSGSNKSSISSKSGDGKTSVWI; the protein is encoded by the coding sequence ATGAGTTGGAGCTTCCTGACCCGCCTGCTAGAGGAGATCCACAACCACTCGACATTTGTAGGGAAGATCTGGCTCACTGTGCTGATTGTCTTTCGAATTGTCCTGACTGCTGTAGGAGGAGAGTCCATCTACTATGATGAGCAAAGCAAGTTTGTGTGCAACACAGAGCAGCCAGGCTGTGAGAATGTCTGCTATGACGCCTTTGCCCCGCTCTCCCACGTGCGCTTCTGGGTGTTCCAGATCATCCTGGTAGCCACTCCCTCTGTGATGTACCTGGGATATGCTATTCATAAGATTGCCAAAATGGAGCATGGTGAGGCAGACAAGAAGGCAGCTCGGAGCAAGCCCTATGCCATGCGCTGGAAACAGCACCGGGCtctggaagaaacagaagaggaccatgaagaggatcCTATGATGTATCCAGAGATGGAGTTAGAAAgcgaaaaagaaaataaagagcagAGCCAACCAAAACCTAAGCATGATGGCCGACGACGAATTCGAGAGGATGGGCTCATGAAAATCTATGTGCTGCAGCTGCTGGCCAGGACTGTGTTTGAGGTGGGCTTTCTAATAGGGCAGTATTTCCTGTATGGCTTCCAAGTCCACCCATTTTATGTGTGCAGCAGACTTCCTTGCCCTCATAAGATAGACTGCTTTATTTCTAGACCCACTGAAAAGACCATCTTCCTTCTGATAATGTATGGTGTCACAGGCCTCTGCCTATTGCTTAACATTTGGGAGATGCTTCATTTAGGGTTTGGGACCATTCGAGACTCACTAAACAGTAAAAGGAGGGAACTTGATGATCCGGGTGCTTATAATTATCCCTTCACTTGGAATACACCATCTGCTCCCCCTGGCTATAACATTGCTGTCAAACCAGATCAGATCCAGTACACTGAGTTGTCCAATGCTAAGATTGCCTACAAGCAAAACAAAGCCAATATCGCCCAGGAACAGCAGTACAGCAGCCACGAGGAGCACCTCCCGGCTGACCTGGAGACACTGCAGCGGGAGATCAGAATGGCTCAGGAACGCTTGGATCTAGCAATCCAGGCCTACCATCACCAAAACAACCCCCATGGTCCTCGGGAAAAGAAGGCCAAAGTGGGGTCCAAATCTGGGTCCAACAAAAGCAGTATTAGTAGCAAATCAGGGGATGGGAAGACCTCCGTCTGGATTTAA